AACGACTTCGAGTACTGGGTTCGTAGTATGCGCGATTTCGAAGTGTTCCGCTACAGCTTGGTCTGAGCAGTCGTAATCGTGCAGTTCCAGGTTACAGAGTTCTCCAGACCCGATACCGTAATACACGAAGAGAACAGTCGCAGCACGCCAAAATGGATGATCAACAGTTTGGAGGGGGCGACGTGCCCCGGATGGGGTAAGCAAAAGCTGGTATGAGTTCGTGTTTTGTAGCGCCGCAGGCTCGTTTTGGATTCGTTTGCCTTCGGATTTCGTATGACACTCCTTGCATAGCGTTACCAAATTGGAGAGTTCGTTCGATCCACCAACCGAGAGGGGGACGATATGGTGAACTTCTAGCCGCTGTTCCGAACTGCAGTTCATACACTGATGACCGTCTCGTTCTAGGACTTCCTCTCGAAGTGTTTCCAGGCTGACCAACTGAGTCGACTCGGTTTTGGGGAATATGGTTCTGCATCTGAACTCGTGGATTGCTGGTCCACAGGAGGATTTCGTTCCATGTTTTCGGTTGTTTTGAGACGCGTTCTAATCTATTCCAGTTAGAAATACCTGGTGGATATATACAATAGCTTGCTCGAACCGCATCAGATGAATCGAATAGCGCTATATCAATTTGAGTCGATATCTCGGTCAGAGAGCGCGGCGCTGCTGGTACCAGAATCCGAGGACGGAATCGGCCTATTGGTCGACGTCCTCCGAGTTACCGGGAGGAGTATCGGAGTTGGATTCGAGGGCGTACGCCGATTCGTCCTGATCACCGAACCACTCCCCGACCGTCCGCTCTCGTTTTCGGGCGCGAAGCCGTTCCTGCAGTCGCTCCTCGATCGTGTCTTGCATCTCGAGGCCCTCGGCGGCGTCGACGTCGTAGGCGGTCGCCGCCCGGCCCAGCAGCGACGCCGAGGACGCGGTGTCGGCCGTGACGTTCGCGAGTCGACGGCGACGCTGGAAGATCGACTGAGTGTGAACGACGGCCTGGACGCGATAGTAGGGGACGACCTTCGTCGTTCGCCTCCAGAAGCCGGTTCGGGCGAGGTAGTAGCGATCGCCGAGCTGGTGGCCCCGACTGCGCCATTTTAGATGGGCCGCGACGGGAACCAGGACGAGCAGGACGGCCGGGAGGTACCATCGCTCGAGGACGGTGGCCGTCGTGACAAGGTAGCCGGCGCCGACGAGGGCCCCGACGACCAGCAGGTACCGGACGCCGTACCGCTCTCGGGCTCGCTTGGGCGGGTCCTGGAGAGTGACCTCGCCGAAGGGCTCGATCGAACGGGCCAGTCCGAGGACGCGATCGAATCTCGCGAGCGGGATCGCCGACTCCGTTCCCCGAGAGCCCTGGCCGGGCGCGTAACCCGCGGTTTCGACCGCCAGCGCGCCGTAGCCGAACCATCGGAACGGCACTCGTTCGGTGATCGTCAGAGTCTGGACCTTCCCGAGCGGGATCGTCCCGCTGTAGCGCTGGACGAGGCCGCGCTCGTAGTAGAGTTCGTCGTCGACGCGGGTGAGTCGGAACCCGTAGTAGCGGTTGAACGTGAGGACGGCGCTGACGACCCAGGCTGCAAGCAGGAACAGGACGACGAGCCACGCGAGCGCGACGAGTCCGCCCTCGGCGCCGGGCAGCCCCTCGACGAGGTCGGCGGGGATCAGCGTCGTCGGGTCGAACCCGCTGAGAAACGACAGCGCGATTCCGCCCAGCAGGCTGGCCCCGGGGTCGATCGTGAACACGCTGAGGATCGCCAGCTCCCGTGGCTGGATCTCGAAGAGCAGCTCCTCCTCCCTCTCGTCCGACGCTCGTCGATCGGACGTTTCGGATCCCTCTTTTTGCCCGTCCTCGGCCTGGGCTCCGCGGCGGAGCTGCCGTCTGAGACGACGGGCTTCGTCCTCCTCGATGTACTGCAGGGAGACCTCGGTCTGGCCGCCGCCTGCGGTCTCGATGTGGACGGCTGCGAGCCCGAGGACTCTGGCGAGGACGGGCTGTCTGACGTCGACGTTCTGGATCCGGCGAAGCGGAACCTCGCGGTCGCGCCTGGCGAGGACGCCGGAGGCCACGTCGAAAGTGTCGCCCGTGAGTTCGTAGCGGAACCGCTCGTAGTAGGCGACCTCGTAGCCGATCGCGAGGACGATCCCCAACAGGAGCATCCCCCCGACGGAGACGAGCGTCCCCCCGGCGCCGCCCGGCGAGGCGAAGACCCCGGCGATAAAAAAGAGGAGGCCGACGTTGACGCTGCGCGAGATCGATCTGACCGCGATCGAGAGCGGGTGGAGTTTCCTCATACCGCGTCCTCACCCTCGCTCTCGATCGCGAGCCGGCGCAGGTCCTCGCGGAGCCGTTCGGCCCGCTCCGGGGTCAGCCCGGGGATCGCGACGTCGGCGCTTCGGGAGCCGGCCGTGTAGACGACGACGGTCGCCAACCCGGTCGTCCGCTCGATCGGCGATCGCCGCGAGTCGACGTGTTGGACGCGGACGTAGGGGACGACCGTCTTGATCCGAGTGAACACGCCCCGTTCGATGTAGAGCCCGTCGTCCTGTACCTCGAAGCGCCAGACGGCGTAGCGCCGCCAGGCGACGACGACCCGAACGAGCCCGAGGACGACCGCGAGACCGATCGCGCCCGGGACGAGCAGGTCGGGTGGGTTCGTCCACAGCCCGGTTTCGGAGAGTACCAGCGCGGCGCCGACGAGAAATCCGCCGACGATCCCGGCCCGGAACACCGCCAAGAGTAGCCAGACGACGCGGACCCGGGGAGTGAGTCGCTCCATGATGAGCTGAAGGGAGGGGGTACGAATAAAAAGCCGGATCGCGGAGTCGAACGACAGCGAGGAGACGAAATCAGAAGAGAACGGAACGGAACGGAACGCCGGAGCTCAGTGTGTCGCCGCCCGGACGTCGTCGATCTGGTAGAGGTCCTCGCGGAGCCCCTCACCGGCGCAGTCTTCGCTCGGACACTCGTAGTGCCATCCGTCCTCGGTTGCGTCCCGTTCTCGGAATCGGTCGCCGCATACCTGACAGAACAGTTGGGCTTTCTCGCAGGTATCCCGGTGGAGTTCGAGGGCGAGCTCGGTCTGGAACGACTGGTTGCAGTTACGACAGGTGTGCATATTTCGTCTGACGCGAGCATTCGTAAAAACTGCTTGGGTTCTTTTCTTACGGGAGAATCCCACTTGATACGGCTTCTTGCTGCCGATTTAGATTCGACCGACCCACAAGAAAGAACGATCAGCGACGGAGAGTACTCGACGCCGTGTCCTTCGGTTCGTGAGAGATCGCCGGTTTGTGACCACGGGAAGATATGTCGTGTTACTCCGTGACAGTGTTGTGATACGACGGCGAAAAACGAAATCGAACGGCGGCCGAGAGTTACTCTTCCTGGCCCAGGATCCCCCGTTCGGTCATCTTCCGGGGGTCAAGCACCTCGTCGGCTTCGTCCTCGTCGAGGTAGCCCTTCTCGAGGACGACCTCCCGGACCGTCTTCTCTTCCTTGAGCGCCGTTTTGGCGACCTCGCTGGCCTTGTCGTAGCCGATGTGGACGTTCAGCGAGGTGGCCATCGCCATCGACTGCTCGACCCGGTCCCGGCAGTACTCCTCGTTGGCCTCGAGCGGATCGACGAACCGCTCGGCGAAGATCTGGCTCGAGTTCGAGATCAATTCGGCGGACTGCAGGAAGTTGTGGGCCAGCACGGGCTTGTAGAGGTTGAGATCGATCTGACCCTCGGCAGCGCCCGCGGAGACGGCAGCATCGTTGCCGACGACCTGCTTGTGAACCTGGTTGACCGCCTCGGCGACGACGGGGTTGATCTTGCCCGGCATGATCGAGGAGCCGGGCTGGTTCTCTGGCTGTTCGATCTCGCCGAGGCCGTTGCGCGGACCGGAGGCCAGGAGTCGAAGATCGTTGGCGATCTTGTTCAGCGAGCCCGCCACCACTCGGAGAGCGCCGTGGGCCTCGCTCATGGCGTCGTGGGCGGCCTGGGCCTCGAAGTGGTTGTCGGCCTCGCGGAACTGGACGCCGGTCTCTTTCGTGATGTACTCGGCGGCGCGACCGGGGAACTCCTCGTGGGTGTTCAGCCCCGTTCCGGTAGCGGTGCCACCGAGCGCGAGCTCGGCGAGGTGGTTACGGACCTTGTCGACGCGGTCGAGGCCCTTTTCGACCTGGGTGCGGTAGCCGGAGAACTCCTGGCCCAGCGTGACGGGTGTCGCGTCCTGGAGATGGGTCCGACCCGTTTTGACGACGTCGTCGAACTCCGCTTCCTTCTCCTCGAGGGACTCCCGGAGCGTATCCAGTGCGGGAATGACGTCTTTCTCGACGGCCTCGAGGGAAGCGACGTGCATCGCGGTCGGGATCACGTCGTTGCTCGACTGGCCGTAGTTGACGTGGTCGTTGGGGTGGACGACGCGGTCGCCGATTTCGGCGCCCATGATCTCGGCGGCGCGGTTGGCGATGACCTCGTTGGCGTTCATGTTCGAGGACGTCCCCGACCCGGTCTGGAAGACGTCGACGGGGAACTGGTCGTCGTGCTCGCCGGCGATGACCTCGTCGGCGGCCTCGACGATCGCCTCGGCGACGTCGTCCTCGATGAGATCGAGGTCGCGGTTGGCCTGTGCGGCGGCCTTCTTGACGACGCCGAGCCCGCGGACGAACCGTCGTCCGAAGCTGATCCCCGAGATCGGGAAGTTCCCGATCGCACGCTGGGTCTGGGCGCCCCAGTAGGCGTCGGCCGGCACCTGCATCTCGCCGAGACTGTCCTCCTCGATGCGGAACTTGTCGTCGCGTGTCATACCCGACACCTCGAGAGCGGTTAGGTAAAATCCACCGAAAAGCCGGCGTCGTCGGTACGAGCCCGTTCTCGCAGGGCCGACTGGAGACGGGTCCGTCCGGTTCGGTGGACGCCACGGGCGTCCTCGAGGTCGACGTCGTAGATCGTCGGCGTGTCCCAGAACAGCGTCCGGGAGCTTGCGGTGTCGACGACGAGCGAGGCGATCCCGAGCCGGCGCTGGAAGATCGACCGTCGGGTGGAGACGGTCTGGATCCGGAAGTACGGAATGACGGTCGTCCGGCGGCGCCAGAACCCGCGCCGGATCACCAGGTGGTCCTCGCCGACGTAGTACCCCAGGTGGACGTACCGCAGGTGGGCCGCGGGCGGGACCGTCGCGAAGACGACCGCGGCGAAGTACCACCGCTCGATCGGCGTTACCTGTGCGAGCCCGAAGACGGCCGCGACGACGGCGGCGGCGATCAGCGAGTACCGAACGAGGTACCGACGGCGGGCGATCGGCGGCGGGCTCTCGAAGGCGGGCGTCTCGACGTGTGTGAGGTTCTCGGTGAACCGGTGGACGTGATCGGCGCGGGCCATGGGAACCGCCGACTGGCTGCCCCCGCTGCTGTCGGGGCCGTAGCCGGCCGTCTCGACCCACAGCCCGGCGTAGTCGATCAGCCGCTGGAGCGGGTTGTCCGTGACCGTGACCGACTGGACTTTCTCGGCGGGAATCGACCCGCTGTAGCGCTGGAGGAGCCCTCGTTCGTAGACGAAGTCCTCGTCGACCCGCCCCAGCCGGAAGTCGTAGTACGTCGCGAACGTGTAGGCGACGCTGACGAGGTAGGTGATGATAACACCGTTTATCACCGAGACGACGGTCAACACGCCGTAGCTCTGTGTGTCACCGTTCTGGAGATCTTCGGGGCCGCCGAGCGGCTGAGCGATGCTCACGAGCAGGTCGAGGATCGTATCGGTTGCGAACAGAAACAGGAACCCGATAGCGGCGATTGCGGCGGGCCGTACCGTCGTCAGCGAGTACAACAGGAGCTCGCGGGACTCGAGGGCGAACAGTCGCTGTCGGCTGGACTCGCGTCGGTCGGCGGTCGGTCGGGAGTCGGTCTCGACCGAGGACGGGCGCTCGTCGCTCCGGTCTGTCTCGTCCGGTCGGTCGGTCGCCGGGGCGTCCTCGGACGGATGTTCGGCCGACGGGTCGTCCTCGGCCGACTCCGCGCTGTCGTCTTGGTCGACGGCGGCAGTTCGACGGCGGATCTGATGCTGGAGACGGTCGGCCTCGGACTTGCTCACGACGTTCAACGCGGCCTCGCTGGTGCCACCGCCGGCGGTCTCGATAGTGACGATCGCGAGCCCGAGGACGCGCTGGAAGACCCCTTGCCGAACGTCGACGTTCTGGATCCGCCGGTAGGGGATCTCCCGGGAGCGACGGGCGATGACTCCCGATGCGACGTCGAACGTGTCGGGCGTGATCCCGTACTCGAACCGGTAGTAGTAGACGATCCCGTACCCGGCGCCGAAGAGGAAGCCGAGCGCGGTGACCACCGGGAGCCACGCGATACTGACAACCGCCACCGTTCCGGCCAGGAGGCTGACGAGGATGAACGGCAGCCACATCCACAGCAGGCCGTACCGGAGCGCGTAGACGACCGCGCTGAAGGGGTGGAGCCGGTTCATACTGCGTCGTCGGCCTCGCTCTCGACGGCGAGGTCACGGAGCGTGTCCTGTAGTTCCCGGGCGCGGTCGGGCGTCAGCCCGGGGATGCGGACGTCGGCGTTGCGCGAGCCGGCCGTGTAGACGACGACACTCGAGAGCCCGAGCAGCCGTTCAACGGGTCCAAACTGGGTGTCGACGTGCTGGACCCGGACGAACGGGACGGCGGTCTCGACGAACGTGATGACACCCCGTTCCAGATAGAGCGCGTCGTCTTGTAGTTCGAACTGCCAGATCTGGTAGAGCCGAACGGCGTAGGCGATACCGAGGACGGCTGCGACGGCGACGATCCCCGCCAGTGCGGCCGTCGGGACGGGGGTGATCCACCGGTCGACGGCGGCGAGGACGGCGCCGAACACGGCCGCCAGGATCGCCGTCTGTGCGATCCACAGCAGCCTGATCCGCGGGTGAAGTGACTCCATACTGACGTTCTCGCGAGCGAACAGGAGTATCCTGCGGTTCGATCCGCTCCGGAAGCGGTGCGGGCGGAACGGACAGCCACGAGTCCGGTCGCGGGAGGGCGCTCGAGCCCCGCGCGGACTACTCGTCGTACTCCTCGGGCGTGTACGTCGAGAGCTCGAGGGCGTGGATGTCGGTCGTCATGTGGTCGTCGAGCGCGTCGTACACCTGCTGGTGTTGCTGGACCAGCGACTGGCCCTCGAAGCTCGGCGAGACGACCGTCGCCGCGAGGTGGTCGTCGTCGTGTTTGTCTCGGGCGTGCGTGACCGTCGCCTCGGCGTCCTCGAGTTCGGATTCGATCACTGCCTCGACGTCCTCGGGTTTCATATCCGACTCGAGGAGCGCTCGCGGCAAAAACGCCGCGGTCGAGGGCTACCGGGACGGGATCACGAGGCTTATCCCTCCCCGGTTGTGTGTGACAGCTACAGCTATGTCGCTCGCGAGCGAAACGCGCCGAGCCGTCGACGAGAACCCGTTTCTCGTCGCCGCACTGCGGGCCGGAATCGTCAACTACACCGCGGCAGCTCGGTATCTCGACGTCGACGGCGAGACCGACGCGGTCGCAACGGCGATCCGCCGGTACGCCGAGGAGCTCCCCGCCTACGAGACCACCGACCGGGACGTCCGCGTCAGGATGGAACGGGGGATCACGCCGGCGCCGATCGACGGCACCAAGCACGAAACGGCGCTGCTGGCCGTCGGCGGGACGTCGTTCAGATCCGACGGAGGAGAGCTGACCGCCATCGCGGCCACAGGCGAGATCGACGCGACCGCCCTCGGAACCGCGCTCGGGCGACTCGGAAACGCGGAAATCGAGGTGATCGCGGCCGGCGTCGGCGAGGGGACCGCGATGGTGGTCGTCGACGACCGCGACGGCGTCGACGCCCTGCGAACCGTCGAAGCGGCCTTCGAGGCGGTTCCGGAGTAGCGCCGGCGGACTCCCGGCCAAAGACATATTTTAACTGCTGGCCGCGGATACACCCCTGTAATGACCCTGCACGTGACGAACACGTTGACGGGCGAGACCGAGCCGTTCGAGCCGCAGGATCCCGAGGACGTCCTTCTCTACTACTGCGGTCTGACGGTGTCGGATCCGCCCCACCTGGGCCACGCCCGCTCGTGGGTCCACGTCGACGTCATGCACCGCTGGCTCGAACAGCTCGGGTACGGCGTGCGCCACGTCGAAAACTTCACCGACGTCAACGAGAAGATCGTCGCCCGCGTCGGCGAGGACGGGACCGACGAGGCCGACGTCGCCGAGAACTACATCGAGCGCACTCTCGCGGACATGCGCTCGCTGAACCTCCTGCGGGCGGAGGTCTACCCGCGGGTCTCCGAGCACGTCCCCGAGATCGTCGACCTCGTCGAGACCCTGATCGAGAAGGGGTACGCCTACGAGTCCAACGGCTCGGTCTACTTCGACGTCACCAGCTTCGAGGAGTACGGCAAGCTCTCGAACCAGGCCCTCGAGGAGATCGAGTCCCAGGGCGACCCCGACGAGCGCTCGGAGAAGCGCCACCCCGCGGACTTCGCGCTCTGGAAGGCCGACGGCGTCGACGCCGACGCGATCGCGGAACACCGCCACGAGGACGCCGCACCGGCCGAGGAGGCCTGCGAGACCGCGCTGACCTGGGACTCGCCGTGGGGCGAGGGCCGACCGGGGTGGCACATCGAGTGCTCGGCGATGAGCACGACCCACCTCGGGGACACGCTCGACATCCACGTCGGCGGCCGCGACCTGGTCTTTCCCCACCACGAAAACGAGATCGCCCAGTCCGAAGCCGCGACCGACCAGCAGTTCGCGAACTACTGGCTCCACTGCGAGCTGTTCCAGATGGACGAGGAGAAGATGTCCTCGAGTCTGGGGAACTTCGTCACCGTCGACGAGGCCGTCGACCGCTGGGGGACCAACGTCGTGCGAACCTTCCTCACGGCGGGCTCGTACAACAGCCAACAGCTGTACTCCGACGAGACGATCGCGGAGGCCGAGGAACGGTGGGATCGTCTCGAGCGGGCCCACGAGGCGGCGACCGCGGCGATCGACTCCCCGAGCGCAGGCACCAAAGCCGAGGACGGTGAGCTTCGCGAGACGGTCGAGGCGGCTCGCGAGGCCTTTACCGAGGCGATGAACGACGACTTCAACACCCGCGAGGCCCAGTCGGCGCTGCTCGAGATCGCAGCGGCGATCAACCGCCACCTCGAAGCCGAGGACGACGCCGCGGACTACCGCGGGCTGCGCCGGGCCGTCGAGACCCTCGAGGAGCTGGGTGGCGTCCTCGGACTCTCCTTTACCGGCAAGACCAACGGGAGCGCGGAGCTGGCCGGCGACGTCGTCGAGCTGGTTCTCGGCGTGCGCGAGCGCGAGCGCGAGGACGGGAACTACGAGCGGGCCGACGAGCTGCGTGACGAGCTCGAGGCGATCGGCGTCGAGGTCCAGGACACTGACGAGGGACCGAGCTACCGGCTCCCCGGCGAGTAGAGCCGATTCGCGCTCTCGCCGACGGGCGATCACGAGTTTGTGGCGCCGTTCTGCGGGAACCCGATCCGTTCGGGAGCCGTCCGTGACGCGTCGTGTACACTGCGTTTCGATATACTAATAGCTCGCTCCCGACGGAGTCGCTCGACGAACCTGGCCGGCTTGAGCCGGCCGCGCCACTTATTGTCGCGAGGACGAACTATCGAGACAGGATGCATCGACGACAGTTCGTCGCCGCGGGCGCGGTCGGGGGAGTCGGTCTGTCGGCCGGCTGTCTCGACGACTTCCTCGACGACGCGACGACGTTTTCAGCCTCGCCGGCGATCGTCGCCGAGAGCGCGACCGACGAGACCGGCTACGAGTACGAGGGAACCGAGGAGATCATCTCTACCGAGTCGGTCGCCGGCCAGGAGGTCGAGGTGACCAGCTACGGCTCCGAGTACGTTCGAACGATCGATCTCCCGCTCGATATCTTCGGCGATGGCGTCGAAGCGGGGGTCTTCACCGTCATCACCACACCTCAGGTCAGTGTCGCCGGCGAGGAGTTCAACCCGATCGGCGAGATGGACAACGAAGAACTGCTCCGGGAGATGCAAGACCAGTACGAGGAGCTGACGATCGAGGACGCGGTCGGCGAGCGTTCGGTCGCCGCGCTCGAGGACACCCTCGTCCTCGAGACCTTCGAGGGTGAGGCCGAACTCCACGGCGAGTACGGGATCGACGTCCTGCTGGATATCGCCCAGCACGAGTCCGGCGACGACTATCTCGTGGTCGTCGGCGTCTACCCCGACCTCGAGGATCTGCCGATCGACTCCGAGCGCGATCGGATCGATCAGATGGTCCAGGGGCTCGAACACGGCGAGGACGTCGACGCGGAGATCGTCGAGAGCCGCGAGGACGACGACCCGCTGGCCGACTAAAGTCCGAGCGCGGTCGCGATCGGCACGCCGCTCGCGAGCGCGCCGAGCAGGTAGCCCCCGATCGCACCGCCGTTGAGCAGCGGCAGGCCAGCGTGGGGTCGTCCCTTCAGCACCATCCCCATCAGGACGACCAGCCCGGCGAGCGTGCCGACGATCGCGCCCAGCGCCGGCAGGTTCAGCGCGATCCAGGGGACCTCGAGGGTTCCGGCCTCGATGAAGTAGGCCGCGCTCGCGACCAGGATCGTCGGGATGATCGCGTCGCCGAGACCGATAAAGAGCGCGTCGCGGCTGCCGTCGGCGGGGGGCTCGTCCGCGTCCGCGGTCGGGCTCGCCCCGTCGTCGCCGTTCAGTTGCTCGGTCTCCGATTCGGGGGCCGCCTCCGACTCGGCGTCTACGTCGTCCTCGAGGTAGGAGTACGACAGCGTCGTCGGGACGACCAGCACGACGGGAATCTTGAGGTCCATCACCCCCGCGGCGAGATCGAGCATGTGTTCGGTCCGGTAGACGCTGATGGCGTCGTAGATCGCGAGCGCCGTCAACAGGAGCAACGCGGGCAGGAGCCCGAAGCTGATCCCGAACAGCGCCGCGGCGCCCGCGCCCATCAACACTCCCGTGAGATCGAGGACGTACCACTCGGGGTAGAGGACAAGCGCCGCGCCGATACCGAGGGCGGCGCCGACGGCGAGGACGTTGACCGAACCCGCCGTCAGAACCGGGGGCACGAACTCGGTGAAGACGAACCAGGCGAGCATCACGCTCACGCCGACGACCAGCGCCCTGATGATCCACTCGAGGTCGTACCGGAACGTCGCGAGCATGAGCCCGGTCGCGACGAGGATGACCGCGAAGTAGACGAGGCTGTTGGTCGGGTTCTCGGGATCCTCGACGGCCTGGCGGTCGGCGTCGTGGAACGGCTCGATCAGCGCCAGGGCGCCGAGCTGGACGGCAAGAAAGAGCAACGCCGTCGTTCCGACGGCCGCGAGCACCCGGGTCCGGTGGTCCATGCCGCGGCGTTTGCACCCGCTCCTCTTGGTGCTTTTCGTTGGGCGTCTCTCGGTTAGCGCGCGTACAGCGTCGTCCCGACCAGCGTCGGGAGGTGGACGTCGTCGTCGGGCGTCACTGCCAGGTAGGGGCCGTCGACGGGCCCGAAGACGTCGACGACGCGGCCGACGGACTCGAGGGAGTCGTCGAGCACCATGGTCCCGATCTCCTCGCGGAGGCGGTCGTCGTCGGTGTCCGGGTTCGCTCGCAGGATGGCGAGCCCCTGGGCAGTACGGACGACCTGGCCGACCCGGCGCATCACTCCCGCATCGCGACGACGTACGCCGCGACGGCCTGGACGAGGTCGTTCTTCGAGTCGTCGGACCCCCGAACGACGACCCGGCCCCGGTCGGCCCAGTGCTCCCGCGAGTAGGACTTCTCACGTTCGATCGTGGCGTCGTAGCCGATCTGCTGGACAGCTTTCGCGATCTCGTCGACCGTCGGCTCCTCGACCGCCAGCTCCTCGGCGACGCGTCGGCCCTCGGCCCGGGAGAGCTCCGCATCGAGATAGGCGGGCCAGATGACGTTCTCGACCATACCGTCGTCTCCGGAGGCCTCCCGGTAAACACTTTTCAAAAACGGTCGGTTCGCACTCGAGGACTCGCCGCGAGCGCGGACGGTTCGGTCGTCGGCGACGATCGGATCGACGTTACCGACGGCGAGCGAGGACGGCGAGGACGGCGACCAGCGCGGCGACCACGGCGGGAACGCCGAAGCCGGGGATCGAGTCGTCCTCGGCGTCGTCTGCGGGTTCGTTGGCGTCGTCGGCCGCCGTATCGTCAGCGTCCGCCTCGTCGGCATCGTCCGTCTCGTCCTCGGTCTCGTCGACTGCCTCGGCGTACGCCTCGGGGTGGACCTCGGCGACGATCTCCTCGATCGCCTCGACGACGAGCGGACCGGGCTGGCTCATGAACTGGTCGTTGACTGCGACGAACTGTTCGTTCTGGTAGGCGGTCGTCCCCATCACGGCCTCGCTAACCGGTGGTTCGTCGCCCCAGGACTCGCCGTAGATGATCCATTCGGGGTCCTCCTCGACGACGACCTCCTCGCTGATCTCGGCCCAGCCCTCGATGCCGGCCTCTGCGCCCAGGTTATCGACGCCGGCGGTGGTGATCAGTTCGTCCTGGAAGGTTCCCTCGCCGGCGGTGAAGCCGTCACCCATCTCGTAGTACGCGAGCGGCTGCTCCTCGTCCTCGACGGTCGCTTCGATGGTTTCGAGACGCTCCTCGAACTCCTCGAGGGCGTCCTCGGCGCCGTCGCACTCGCCGACGATCTCGCCAGTCAGGCGGACGTTCTCGGCGACGCCGTCGAGCGAGTCCTCGGTCGGGAAGACGTAGACGTCGAGTCCGGC
This genomic window from Natronococcus occultus SP4 contains:
- a CDS encoding DUF6517 family protein; amino-acid sequence: MHRRQFVAAGAVGGVGLSAGCLDDFLDDATTFSASPAIVAESATDETGYEYEGTEEIISTESVAGQEVEVTSYGSEYVRTIDLPLDIFGDGVEAGVFTVITTPQVSVAGEEFNPIGEMDNEELLREMQDQYEELTIEDAVGERSVAALEDTLVLETFEGEAELHGEYGIDVLLDIAQHESGDDYLVVVGVYPDLEDLPIDSERDRIDQMVQGLEHGEDVDAEIVESREDDDPLAD
- the srp19 gene encoding signal recognition particle subunit SRP19 encodes the protein MVENVIWPAYLDAELSRAEGRRVAEELAVEEPTVDEIAKAVQQIGYDATIEREKSYSREHWADRGRVVVRGSDDSKNDLVQAVAAYVVAMRE
- a CDS encoding PGF-CTERM-anchored ABC transporter substrate-binding protein, with the protein product MRKSLIVFVAMFTALAAFAPAAAGGGMADVTQEEPTCEFPFEGEDATGETVTVEEEPDSVVALQPSDAQVMHEIGAEEKLDGMPVGEYTDYLGADEELDITEDDGVTPVTEEVIDRDPDVVLAANALEGDDLIDQLRDAGLDVYVFPTEDSLDGVAENVRLTGEIVGECDGAEDALEEFEERLETIEATVEDEEQPLAYYEMGDGFTAGEGTFQDELITTAGVDNLGAEAGIEGWAEISEEVVVEEDPEWIIYGESWGDEPPVSEAVMGTTAYQNEQFVAVNDQFMSQPGPLVVEAIEEIVAEVHPEAYAEAVDETEDETDDADEADADDTAADDANEPADDAEDDSIPGFGVPAVVAALVAVLAVLARRR
- a CDS encoding presenilin family intramembrane aspartyl protease PSH gives rise to the protein MDHRTRVLAAVGTTALLFLAVQLGALALIEPFHDADRQAVEDPENPTNSLVYFAVILVATGLMLATFRYDLEWIIRALVVGVSVMLAWFVFTEFVPPVLTAGSVNVLAVGAALGIGAALVLYPEWYVLDLTGVLMGAGAAALFGISFGLLPALLLLTALAIYDAISVYRTEHMLDLAAGVMDLKIPVVLVVPTTLSYSYLEDDVDAESEAAPESETEQLNGDDGASPTADADEPPADGSRDALFIGLGDAIIPTILVASAAYFIEAGTLEVPWIALNLPALGAIVGTLAGLVVLMGMVLKGRPHAGLPLLNGGAIGGYLLGALASGVPIATALGL
- a CDS encoding H/ACA ribonucleoprotein complex subunit GAR1, which produces MRRVGQVVRTAQGLAILRANPDTDDDRLREEIGTMVLDDSLESVGRVVDVFGPVDGPYLAVTPDDDVHLPTLVGTTLYAR